One window from the genome of Dasypus novemcinctus isolate mDasNov1 chromosome 26, mDasNov1.1.hap2, whole genome shotgun sequence encodes:
- the RPL32 gene encoding large ribosomal subunit protein eL32 gives MAALRPLVKPKIVKKRTKKFIRHQSDRYVKIKRNWRKPRGIDNRVRRRFKGQILMPNIGYGSNKKTKHMLPSGFRKFLVHNVKELEVLLMCNKSYCAEIAHNVSSKNRKAIVERAAQLAIRVTNPNARLRSEENE, from the exons ATGGCTGCCCTCAGACCCCTAGTGAAGCCCAAGATCGTCAAAAAGAGGACCAAGAAGTTCATCAGGCACCAATCAGACAGATATGTCAAAATTAAG CGTAACTGGCGGAAACCCAGAGGCATTGACAACAGGGTGCGGAGAAGATTCAAGGGCCAGATCTTGATGCCCAACATTGGTTATGGGAGCAACAAGAAAACGAAGCACATGCTACCCAGCGGCTTCCGAAAGTTCCTGGTCCACAATGTCAAGGAGCTGGAAGTGCTGCTCATGTGCAACAA ATCTTACTGTGCTGAGATTGCTCACAACGTTTCTTCCAAGAACCGCAAAGCCATCGTGGAAAGAGCAGCCCAGCTGGCCATCAGAGTCACCAATCCCAATGCCCGGCTACGCAGCGAGGAAAATGAATAG